CTTGTTCAGGCGTTCTCGTTGCTGTTTTCGTCGTCAGCTTGGGGAGCGGATGTGGGGGGCTCGAACTTGGGGGCGGTCACTTCCGCACGTTCTTCCTCGGGCAGTGGTCGTCGACTACTACTGCTGGAAGAATCGGAATAGGCGGTGCGGTGGACCTCGTCTTGGAAGCCGCTCATGCCACTTTTGAATTCCCGTAGGCCTTGCCCCATACTTTTGGCGACTTCTGGCAGTCGCTTTCCGAAGAGCAACAACCCGATGACCGCAACGATCATCATTTCCATCGGGCCAATGCCACCAAATTGGGCCAGAACTGGACTGGTCATAACACGAGTTTCCTTGACGAATCGAAGTGCGTGAACCGGTGGAAAGACGAACTACTTGGTTTGATCGCTGAGTTCTTCTTGTTCAGCAACCTTCTTTTCTTCGTCATCTTCCTTCAGGCCTCTCTTGAACGAGTTGACACTTTGGCCCAAATTCCGCATCGCGGATGGCAAGCGGCTCCCGAACAGCAGCAGCACGATTCCCCCAATGATGGCCAACTCGAATGGCCCCGGCATACCAATCATGGCGGGGAGTGACTGAGACGTGGCAGCGGTGAGTAAGGTTGTCATTTCTCGAATCCTTCACGGAAATTGGATGCGTAACTAACGTCACACATGGAATTTATGGGAGGGAAGTCAACAGCCGAATCCCGGATATCACCGAGTGAGAAAACGGATCATCCAACAAGAAGGCAAACCTGGCAAGCACGATCGCGGGCGAGGGGCGGGACGACTCGTTTTGTCCACTCGTCAACGATACTCGTTGATCAAGGAAAAACGGCAATTGTCTTGTGCCCACTCAAAAGCCCGCGTTAAGCAGGGAGGATGAGCGGAGGTCAATTGCAATCATAACTAAGCAAAATCGGCTGTCAACGATTTCCTGAAAATTTCCAAACCGGACTAACAACTGCATCGAGATGATGCCGAAAACCCACCTCCCGGAACGAATTGAACGACCGGTGCTTCACCGAAAAATGCCGCAACGCGGACAGATCGAGCAAACGGCCCGTGCTCGGTGATTTTCCCGATGCACGCCGGTTTCTCACTCGTCAGAGATATTTCCCGACGGCTACCTTGATGAGAAGTTCTCTCCTCCGTCGATCAACCCATTCGGATTATGACCATGCCACGGAACACCTCGCGACATGCGATTTTGCTGACAACTTTCCTTGTAGTCGTGTGGGGATGCCAAACCGCGTCCAACCCCGACGCCGTCCGTCAAACCAACGAATTCGGTGAACGCTACGTCGGAGCTTTGGAACGAGCGGCGATTGCCCTCGAAAACGTGGACAGTGTCGAAGACACCGACACCGCAATCGAGACCTTGGAAGACGTGATTTCCGAGCTGAATCAACTGAGTGCCGAATCGAAGACGCTTCCCAAGATCTCGCGTAGCGAGATGAGAGACTTCGAGGAACGCATCGGCCAAGAGATTCAACGTCTCCACAAACGCCTGATGTCGGCGGCCAACCAAGCTGCGTTGGCGAGTGCAAAGAACCAGGAACTTGGCGAGACGGTCATCAAGCTGGATCAAACCGTTCAGCGATTCGGTCAGTCGTAACGAAAGACGGTCACTTCGGTCTCGGCGGCATAGCCTTCGTGTTCGCCGGGAACGATGACGAAACCATTTGCCCGAGTCGTTGAAGACAGAATCGATGCCCCACTCACTGCCAACGGCGTAACGCGACCATCTTGAATGACCACACGGCAATAATCCACTCGACCGACCATCGACACGATTTTTTTGGTCAACGTTCCTGTCTGGCGAGTGTAGGGCCATTCGGTGTTCCAGCCGCCGAGATTTCGAATCGTTCGCCCGGCGAAGAAGTCGTAGGCACAGAGACACGACACCGGGTTTCCGGGCAGCAGGAACACAAACGCTTCGCCGATTCGCCCCATTCCCGCGGGACTCGACGGTCGCATGGCAACGCCGTGAATGTCGAGTGTGCCGACTTCCTGCACCAATGACGGGGCA
This region of Thalassoroseus pseudoceratinae genomic DNA includes:
- a CDS encoding Sec-independent protein translocase subunit TatA/TatB, with the protein product MTTLLTAATSQSLPAMIGMPGPFELAIIGGIVLLLFGSRLPSAMRNLGQSVNSFKRGLKEDDEEKKVAEQEELSDQTK
- a CDS encoding Sec-independent protein translocase subunit TatA/TatB, which translates into the protein MTSPVLAQFGGIGPMEMMIVAVIGLLLFGKRLPEVAKSMGQGLREFKSGMSGFQDEVHRTAYSDSSSSSSRRPLPEEERAEVTAPKFEPPTSAPQADDENSNENA